One window from the genome of Moorena sp. SIOASIH encodes:
- a CDS encoding ABC transporter substrate-binding protein, which produces MKKILSKWVILPLIILCIIACGSSNLDGVTTVTLGGWQSSPTEKQLLEKVLKEFEAKHPKVKVKLEVITGQYMDVIKTRLIGDAAPDIFYLDAYEAPLLMSHDVLEPLDDYIKRTDNFDVADFEPSLFQAFQYNGIIYGLPKDFSTLALFYNKELFKQAKLTQPPQTWEELRDYSQKLTLDKNRDGRNERYGLGINQELARLYFLIKAFGGNLVDKNGYATFATPESFKSLKTVIDLYRNYQSAALPSDVGASSGSEMFGQGKTAMVIEGSWAIPYLKDTFPKIKFATAEVPSLGSKKGTMAYTVAYVMNKQAQHKEAAWELISYLTGKEGMKAWGKAGLVLPSRLSVLSELGYKNNPLYAPFIKGAAYATIWQAGETLPTIQTHFDNQFLSTLLGEQSLQSAMNKAQEAANEEIRAADY; this is translated from the coding sequence ATGAAGAAAATCCTGTCAAAATGGGTAATCTTACCGCTGATAATTCTCTGTATTATAGCCTGTGGCAGCAGTAACCTAGATGGAGTAACCACCGTCACTCTCGGTGGTTGGCAAAGCAGCCCTACTGAAAAACAATTACTAGAGAAGGTACTAAAGGAATTTGAAGCTAAACATCCCAAGGTAAAGGTTAAGCTTGAAGTCATCACTGGTCAATACATGGATGTGATCAAAACCCGATTAATTGGTGATGCAGCTCCAGATATCTTTTATTTAGATGCCTATGAAGCCCCATTACTAATGAGTCATGATGTTTTGGAGCCTTTGGATGACTACATTAAGCGCACTGATAATTTTGATGTAGCTGACTTTGAACCCTCTCTGTTTCAAGCATTCCAATATAATGGAATAATCTACGGATTGCCTAAAGATTTTTCCACCCTTGCCCTTTTTTACAACAAAGAATTATTCAAACAAGCTAAGTTAACTCAACCACCCCAAACTTGGGAAGAATTACGGGATTATTCCCAAAAACTAACCCTTGATAAGAATCGCGATGGCAGGAATGAACGCTATGGTTTGGGAATTAATCAGGAACTGGCTCGTCTGTATTTTTTAATTAAAGCCTTTGGCGGTAATTTAGTTGACAAAAACGGCTACGCTACCTTTGCCACTCCTGAAAGTTTTAAAAGTCTTAAAACTGTCATTGACCTATACCGAAACTACCAGTCTGCTGCCTTACCCTCAGACGTTGGGGCTAGTTCTGGTAGCGAAATGTTTGGTCAAGGTAAAACCGCAATGGTAATCGAAGGTAGCTGGGCTATTCCTTATCTCAAAGACACATTTCCTAAAATTAAATTCGCCACGGCTGAAGTTCCCTCCTTAGGTAGTAAAAAAGGAACCATGGCTTATACCGTTGCTTATGTGATGAATAAACAAGCTCAACATAAAGAAGCAGCTTGGGAACTAATTTCCTATCTTACCGGCAAAGAAGGAATGAAAGCTTGGGGAAAAGCGGGACTAGTACTACCTTCTCGGCTATCTGTGTTATCGGAACTAGGCTATAAAAACAATCCCCTCTATGCTCCTTTTATTAAAGGAGCCGCCTATGCCACCATTTGGCAGGCTGGGGAAACCTTGCCCACCATTCAAACCCATTTCGATAATCAATTTCTGAGTACATTACTGGGTGAGCAATCCTTACAAAGTGCTATGAATAAAGCCCAAGAAGCAGCTAATGAAGAGATTCGAGCAGCTGATTATTAA
- the psbV2 gene encoding photosystem II cytochrome PsbV2, with amino-acid sequence MLGRLLDFFEKLGIGNRKQGTVENNSRKQYQKTSLGRGLFLSIRHLLVVLVFCLGTWTVSSPAHAAVNQYVRRYLDVAEPVPIAVDGKGQTKLFDGEDLSVGIKLFSQNCQMCHVGGTNLIDPTVSLSLERLAQATPPRDNLNGLVAFMRQPMTYDGTEDSFSCREVPESWLSQEQIEKLAAFVIRAAQKGPAWGTEDLF; translated from the coding sequence ATGCTCGGTAGATTATTAGACTTCTTTGAGAAGTTGGGAATAGGGAACAGGAAACAGGGAACAGTGGAGAACAATTCACGGAAACAGTATCAAAAAACTAGTTTGGGAAGAGGTCTATTCCTATCAATCCGTCATTTGCTAGTGGTTCTGGTCTTCTGCTTAGGGACATGGACGGTTAGTTCACCAGCCCACGCTGCGGTTAACCAATATGTCAGGCGCTACCTAGATGTGGCAGAACCTGTACCGATTGCTGTAGATGGCAAGGGACAGACTAAGCTGTTTGATGGCGAAGACTTGTCTGTTGGTATAAAATTGTTTTCCCAAAATTGCCAGATGTGTCATGTGGGAGGAACTAATCTCATTGATCCCACCGTGTCTCTATCTCTCGAGAGGCTAGCTCAGGCAACACCACCTCGAGATAATCTCAATGGTTTAGTTGCTTTTATGAGGCAACCGATGACCTATGATGGTACCGAGGATAGCTTCTCGTGCCGCGAAGTTCCAGAGAGTTGGCTATCACAGGAGCAAATCGAGAAATTAGCGGCATTTGTGATCAGAGCCGCACAGAAAGGACCAGCATGGGGCACTGAGGATTTATTTTAA
- the psbV gene encoding photosystem II cytochrome c-550 yields the protein MKRFILLITATLFFAFQIAVGSSAALDIPEPLRTVASNEAGDMVVMSNEEITKGLKLFNEKCAECHKSGYTKTDPNVSLGAEDLAFATPPRDNLEALVDYLNNPTTYDGEIEISEFHASTKSADLFVKMRNVSQDDLRNMAGYILYEINQRPDTWGCGKVCN from the coding sequence ATGAAGCGATTTATCTTGCTGATCACGGCAACCCTATTCTTTGCCTTTCAAATTGCAGTGGGCAGTTCAGCAGCCCTGGATATCCCTGAACCGCTCCGCACCGTAGCTTCCAATGAAGCAGGTGACATGGTGGTGATGAGTAACGAAGAGATTACTAAGGGCTTAAAGCTGTTTAACGAGAAATGTGCTGAATGTCACAAAAGCGGTTACACTAAAACTGACCCTAACGTTAGTCTTGGTGCTGAAGACTTAGCCTTCGCAACACCACCCCGTGATAACCTCGAAGCTCTGGTAGACTATCTGAACAATCCTACCACCTACGACGGGGAAATAGAGATTAGTGAATTTCATGCGAGCACCAAGAGTGCTGATCTTTTTGTCAAAATGAGGAATGTCTCCCAAGATGACCTCCGTAATATGGCTGGTTATATTCTCTATGAGATCAACCAGAGACCCGACACCTGGGGTTGTGGTAAAGTCTGTAACTAA
- a CDS encoding translation initiation factor IF-2 translates to MGFADLSIVEIAAEYDLRVEEVFHLCQQLGIAYKNQDTHLPLEDAKAVILKILSQTKGNR, encoded by the coding sequence ATGGGCTTTGCAGACCTGTCAATTGTAGAAATTGCTGCCGAGTATGACCTTCGAGTAGAAGAGGTGTTCCATCTATGCCAGCAGTTGGGCATTGCTTACAAAAATCAAGACACCCATCTGCCTCTAGAAGATGCGAAGGCTGTTATCTTAAAGATTTTGTCTCAAACAAAGGGTAATCGGTAA
- the accD gene encoding acetyl-CoA carboxylase, carboxyltransferase subunit beta produces MSLFDWFANRRKIEPSPKQPQEREIADGLWKKCEACGVLSYARDLQANQMVCTECDHHMRVPSDERIRQLIDPQTWISLDEHLHPTDPLKFCDRKSYSDRLRDSQEKTKLTDAVQTGTGQLENLPIALGVMDFRFMGGSMGSVVGEKLTRLIEEATKRQLPVVIVCASGGARMQEGMLSLMQMAKISGALERHRQARLLYIPVLTHPTTGGVTASFAMLGDIILAEPKALIGFAGRRVIEQTLREKLPDNFQTSEYLLEHGFVDAIVPRTQLKKTLAQLIRLHQPQATIPVVVSLPEAVGIREQGVGSRESGVGNRESGVGSRE; encoded by the coding sequence ATGTCTCTATTCGATTGGTTTGCCAATAGACGAAAAATTGAACCAAGCCCTAAACAACCCCAAGAACGGGAAATTGCTGATGGGCTATGGAAAAAGTGTGAAGCTTGCGGAGTGCTATCCTACGCCAGAGACCTGCAAGCTAATCAAATGGTTTGCACTGAATGTGACCATCACATGCGAGTCCCTAGTGATGAGCGGATCCGACAGCTGATTGACCCTCAGACCTGGATTTCACTGGATGAACACCTACATCCGACTGATCCCCTGAAGTTTTGCGATCGCAAATCCTATAGTGATCGTTTGCGAGACAGCCAAGAAAAAACTAAGCTCACAGATGCCGTACAAACTGGCACCGGTCAGCTAGAGAATTTGCCCATTGCTTTGGGAGTAATGGACTTCCGGTTCATGGGCGGTAGTATGGGTTCGGTAGTTGGGGAAAAACTGACTCGTTTGATTGAAGAAGCAACCAAGCGACAGCTACCGGTTGTAATTGTTTGTGCATCTGGTGGAGCCAGAATGCAGGAAGGGATGTTAAGCCTGATGCAAATGGCCAAAATCTCTGGTGCCTTGGAACGCCATCGTCAAGCCAGACTACTCTACATTCCAGTTCTTACTCATCCTACCACCGGTGGGGTGACTGCCAGTTTTGCCATGTTAGGAGATATTATACTAGCGGAACCGAAGGCATTAATTGGATTTGCTGGACGACGAGTGATTGAGCAGACCCTCAGAGAAAAGCTCCCCGATAATTTCCAGACCTCTGAATATCTGCTAGAGCACGGCTTTGTTGATGCTATTGTACCTCGCACCCAGTTGAAAAAAACCCTAGCCCAGCTGATTCGCCTCCATCAACCCCAGGCTACTATACCGGTAGTAGTTTCCCTGCCAGAAGCAGTAGGGATTAGGGAGCAGGGAGTAGGGAGTAGGGAGTCGGGAGTAGGGAATCGGGAATCGGGAGTCGGGAGTAGGGAGTAG
- a CDS encoding A24 family peptidase translates to MVEISAALTTSIVFAIVFAIGASIGSFLNVVVYRLPAGLSILWPPSRCPHCLHKLGKRENVPVMGWLWLKGRCRHCNTKISSRYPLVEAITGVLFLLVFWMYGWGWQTLGYWAFLSWLLTLALIDIDTMTLPNALTQSGLVAGLVFQGTTGFLEGSDPIAIIPQLMTGVVGAVLGIWLFDLIAFGGSIAFGQSAMGGGDAKLAAMMGAWLGWKYLLLASFIACGVGAFAGGAAIALGWMNRKQPMPFGPFLALGAGLTLLWGKLIVSTYLELFFPFS, encoded by the coding sequence ATGGTTGAAATATCCGCTGCCTTGACAACGTCGATAGTTTTCGCAATAGTTTTCGCTATCGGTGCATCTATTGGCAGTTTCCTGAATGTAGTCGTTTATCGACTACCTGCTGGTTTATCAATCCTTTGGCCCCCTTCGCGCTGTCCCCATTGTCTGCATAAGCTGGGAAAGCGAGAGAATGTTCCGGTAATGGGCTGGCTGTGGTTAAAAGGACGTTGCCGTCACTGTAATACCAAGATTTCCAGCCGCTATCCCCTAGTAGAGGCCATAACAGGTGTACTGTTTTTACTAGTTTTCTGGATGTATGGTTGGGGTTGGCAAACCCTAGGGTATTGGGCATTTTTGAGCTGGCTGTTGACTCTGGCTCTGATTGATATCGATACTATGACCCTACCGAATGCCCTAACTCAGTCTGGATTAGTGGCTGGTTTAGTATTTCAAGGAACTACTGGTTTTTTGGAGGGGTCTGACCCCATAGCAATAATTCCTCAATTAATGACTGGGGTGGTAGGTGCAGTCTTAGGGATTTGGTTGTTTGACCTGATTGCCTTTGGGGGTTCGATTGCCTTTGGTCAATCTGCTATGGGGGGAGGAGATGCTAAACTAGCGGCGATGATGGGAGCTTGGTTAGGCTGGAAGTATTTGCTATTGGCTAGTTTCATCGCTTGTGGTGTAGGGGCGTTTGCTGGTGGCGCAGCCATTGCCCTGGGTTGGATGAATCGCAAACAGCCAATGCCATTTGGTCCTTTTCTAGCCTTGGGAGCAGGATTGACCCTACTTTGGGGTAAATTAATAGTGTCCACTTACCTAGAACTATTTTTCCCATTTAGCTAA